A single window of Cytobacillus dafuensis DNA harbors:
- a CDS encoding aminoglycoside phosphotransferase family protein codes for MMQLPSEFVKTLKNVHKEKAEKWLEDFDRLIDECEQRWQMNILSPYELSYHFVAPALRRDGSEVVIKLAIPSIEFYSEVEALRVFNGNGMVKIMDVDYEKGILIFERLVPGITLATLTNDEEATYIAAQIMKKLWKPVQSSDLFQTTFDRETELKRIYYEYPEGVGPVTKETLREATEIFTEMNHTLGTPFMLHGDLHQYNILLNGESWLAIDPKGLIGDREYDVIQFLLNKLPKENIEEILEKRINILEKELHLNKHRVLSWGFSHAVLATCWSFEESGNYNEEFFNSINVFKCLLGKENNN; via the coding sequence ATGATGCAATTACCAAGCGAATTTGTAAAAACATTAAAAAACGTCCATAAGGAAAAAGCTGAAAAATGGCTGGAGGATTTTGATAGACTTATAGATGAATGTGAACAGCGCTGGCAAATGAACATTTTGTCCCCATATGAGTTATCGTATCATTTTGTTGCTCCTGCCCTACGCAGAGATGGATCTGAAGTTGTCATAAAGCTGGCTATTCCGAGTATAGAATTTTATTCGGAAGTAGAGGCACTACGGGTCTTTAATGGGAATGGTATGGTCAAAATAATGGATGTTGATTATGAAAAAGGCATTCTTATTTTCGAACGATTAGTTCCAGGCATCACACTAGCTACATTAACGAATGATGAAGAAGCTACTTACATTGCTGCGCAGATCATGAAGAAATTATGGAAGCCAGTGCAAAGCTCTGATCTTTTTCAAACAACATTTGATAGGGAAACAGAACTGAAAAGGATTTATTATGAATATCCGGAAGGTGTAGGTCCTGTAACGAAAGAAACTCTACGAGAAGCAACGGAGATTTTTACTGAAATGAATCATACGCTAGGTACACCGTTCATGCTCCATGGTGACCTGCATCAATACAATATTTTACTAAATGGAGAATCCTGGCTGGCTATTGATCCTAAGGGATTGATTGGAGATAGAGAATACGATGTTATCCAATTTTTATTAAATAAATTGCCAAAAGAAAATATAGAAGAAATACTAGAAAAGCGGATAAATATTTTGGAGAAGGAACTTCATTTAAATAAGCATAGAGTATTGTCTTGGGGATTTTCGCATGCTGTACTAGCGACATGCTGGTCCTT